The Acidimicrobiia bacterium genomic interval ATTGGACTGCTGTTCCCCGCCGTCACACTCCCGCCCTCTTTGAAGACCGGTCGAAGCGCCGCCAGCGCCTCGAGACTGGTGTCGGGGCGTGGCCCTTCGTCCCGATCGACTGTCGTCACTCCCTTCCCGCGAGGATCCGTTGCCGCCTCGATCGGTTCGATTTCTCTGTCGAATCGCCCCGCCTTCTGAGCCCCCACGGCGCGTTGATGTGAACGCAATGCGAACTCGTCTTGCCGTTCGCGACCGATACCGTATCGCTCGGCGACTACCTCGGCCGTCATCCCGAGACTGATGGGTGGGTATGCAATTTGCATGCGATCGTTGACAAATCGCCAGCCAAGCACCGAGTTGGCCATCTGCGGAGGAGAGGCCGTGAAGCCGGCGGGCGGCTTGGCCAACACGAAGGGGGCCCTGCTCATAGATTCGGAGCCTCCGGCGATCATCACATCACCCCAGCCATCCCGCATCGCCTGCACCGCCGATATCACCGCCTGCAAGGAGGACCCACACAAGCGATTCACCGTCTGAGCCGGCACCTCGACTGGGAGACCGGCAAGAAGGGCGGCCATCCGGCCGACGTTGCGATTGTCCTCGCCTGCCTGATTGGCCGCCCCCCAAACGATGTCTTCGACGGATGCCGGATCAAGGCCCGGGTGGCGAGCCAGCAGACGCCCGATGGCATGGGCTGCGAGGTCGTCGGGTCGGACGTGGGCGAGTGCCCCTCCCAGCCTGCCGGTGGGCGTTCGGCAGGCATCTACGATGAACACGTTGGTCAACGGGCTATCTCCTCCACCATGCGATTGCCATCCAAACGACTGCTACTGCGACCAGCGCCAATCCGACGGGTATGAGGCGTCTGGCGATTGGAGCACGGGCCAACTCAAGCAAATCGACAGGCTTGCTTGGAGCTGTGCGAGAAGGGGGTGCGGCGGTATCACCCGCCAGATCTCCATCGGAAGCTGCGACGCTGAGAACATCACGCTCGAGGTTGCTGGCAAACTCCGCGATGATCTTCGAAGCAACGTCGTTTATGACGCCGCGTCCGAACTGGGCAACGGTGCCGGTGATGGTCATGTCGCAATCGATGGCGACTTCCGTGTTATCGGACCCCTTGCCTTCGTGAAGCAAAACGATGATTTCCGCCTCGGCGCTGCCCATGCCCCTGGTTTCACGGCCCTTGCCGCGGAGGAGCATTCGTCGTCGGTCTTGATCGACCTCCGCAACGGTCAGTTTGCCGTCGTAGCTCGCCGCCATAGGCCCCACCTTGACATTGACGGCGCCGTAGTAATCATCGCCATCGACCCTCTGAAGCTCAGCCCCCGGCATGCAAGGAGCGATGCGCTCGAAGTCCAACAAGAGGTTCCAGGTGTCTTCTATCGACCGGGCAACCTGAAAGCTATCTTCGATCTGCACCCTATTGAGTATAATTGTTAAACTTCATGCCGCACAATTGGAAACGCCGCACGATCGGCGAACGAAGCTAGATCATGTCCCACGCTGGCACAAGCCCCGCTGGCGTCCATCCGCGGCCTGATCGCGACCACGATTCGGCAGACTGAGCGGAAGTGCGACAAGATACCCACGAAGCCGACCTATTCACCTGGCGGAGGAGAAGCAGCCGAGTGTCCGTCGGCGCGGGAATCCAAGCTCAGTCCAGCAGTATCAATGATTCAGTTCAACGACTGGCGCAAACAACCCGTCAATCGGCTGTATGTCCGCGAGGAACCCCTGCTGTACAAGATACCGCATTAGCGTCTCCAGCGTCTTGCGGTTGGGCTCAAGCCCGTAAGCCCAGAAGTCGGACCCGAAGAGATCGTCAGCCTCCGCTGTGGCCTCATGCTGCCATGGCAGCATTGTCTTCAAGGCTCCACTCCGGTGGTACAACTCCCAACACACATTCCGCGCTTCCACGAAGGCGTCATAGATGCTCTCGGCGACCCACGGGTGTCGTTCGAACAGCGACTCCTTCATCACAACGGTGTGCATGATCGGGAAGATCCCAGTTGATCCGTAATACTCACGCTCGGCCTCTACATGGTCGGGGAACAGGCGGCGAACCATGCGAGAAGAACTCAATGAGTCGGGCACGCGAGGGCTGATGAGTGCGTCGAGGGCGCCCCGCGCGAGCATGTCGCTCATCGAATCCCCGGCAGGGATCGGCTCGATGTCCACGGGATCGGCCATCTCAAAGACCAGCGACGACGAGGCGATTCTCTGCGTAGACTTCGGCTCATTGAGTCCGCCCTCAAACCAGCGCACGCTGCGAAGGTCAACACCGTACTCGTCGCGAAGAATGCCCCGCACCCAGACCGCGGCCGTGACGCGGTACTCAGGCACACCGATTCGTTTCCCGTCAAGGTCTTTCGGGGTCTCAATCCCGGATGCTGCGTTGACGAACACGAAGCCATGCCGGAACCGCCGGGATGGGAAGACCGGCAACGCTACGAACGGAAACCCCCCCTGTACCTTGCGCCCGAGGTAGTAGGCACACGACATTTCTGCCAGATCGAAGGCGTTGTTCTTCACCATCCTCGAGAACGCCTGACGCGACTCCTTGACTGACAAATAGACCAGATCGATTCCCGAAGGGCGAACCTCACCGGTTCGCAGCGCCTCGGTGCGATCGTATGGCCCGCAGGCCAGGGTCAGTGTCAATCTCTCCATATCGGCAAATGCCTCCCTGTTCCCTGCGGTGCGCCAGCCGAAGCGGTCAGTTGTCCGGCGCCAGGACCGGACCGCGAGACAACAGCGCCGTCGGAGGTTCGGAGCAGTAGTGCAATCATCTAGTGAAGTCGCATACTAGGCTCCCGAAGCAAGAGATCGCATGATGGTCAACGCAACCGGCTCAGGTATGAATCGTAGGGAAGCGCTAGAGGATTCGATCAACGATTCAACTCACGCCTCGACACCTTGACCCTTGTGGAGGAGTAGGAGATCGATGACGGATCGCAACACCATCACGGGACCAGCTACAGAACGGCCGGTGAACGTAGAGCAGCAGACGGGCAACCCTGAGTACGGTTCCGATCTGATCGTTGACCTTCTCGACGCCATGGGCATTGACTATGTCGCCATGAATCCGGGTTCGACCTTCCGTGGCATCCACGATTCAATCGTGAATTACGGCGCGAACCGCGCCCCGAAATTGCTGCTCGCTCTCCACGAAGCCGTCGCCGTCGGGATTGCCCATGGCTACGCCAAAGCCGCCGGGCGGCCGATGGCCGTCGCGTTGCACGATGTCGTCGGTTTGGGCAACGCGCCCACCGCTATCTACGAAGCCTGGACTGATCGAGTCCCGATCGTCATTCTCGGAGGAACTGGTCCAGTAGACGCCAGCCTTCGCCGACCCGGCAACGACTGGATTCACACAGCCCTGATCCAGGGCAATCTGATCCGCGACTTCGTCAAGTGGGACGACCAGCCGGCCAGCATCGCCGCCGTCCCTGAGTCACTGCTCCGAGCCCACCGCGTAGCCGTTTCTCGACCTGCCGGCCCGGTATATGTCTGTTTCGACGCCCTCGTACAGGAGGGCCGCATCGATCATCCGATCGACTTCCCTGAGGTCGATCGTTTCGCGCCGGCCCGGCCGATCTGGGGCGACCCGAACGCAGTGGATGAGGCCGCCCGGATGCTCGTAGAAGCCGAGTTCCCAGTCATCACCTCCGGCCGGGTTTGCAGGGATCAGGCCGGGCTCGATGGGCTCGTGGAGTTGGCAGAACTCCTGGCCGCGCCAACCTTTCCGATATATCGCAATGGATTGAACTTCCCATCGGCGCACCCTTTGAACTTCATGGGACAGGCCGAATCGTATGTGCCGGGTGCGGACGTCATCCTCGGGGCCGAACCCCTCGACTTCACCCACGTAACCCGTCGATTTCCGACGAGGGCGATCGGTCAGGGTGCGCCGATCACGAGGGATGACGCACGCTTCATCAGCGTTGGACTCGACGATCTCGCACTTCGAAGCTGGGCTTCTGAGTTCCAGCGCCTTTCCCCTGTTGACATACCGATCATGGCCGACACCGCTGTGGGTCTCCACCAGCTCGCCGAGGCTTGTCGGTCAATCATCGACAGCACAGCCTCGGAAAAGATCGAGGCACGCAGGGTGCGACTCCTCAGTGACCACAAGGAGCTCATGGAGCGCGCCGCGCGGAGAGTGGCCGACACGTGGAACGACCAGCCGATCTCCCTGGGACGCCTTCTCACGGAGGTCCGGGATGCGGTGAGCCAAGAGGACGAATTTCTCCTTCTCAAGAACCGTTTCTGGATCCCAGGAATCTGGGATATCGCCCATGTCGATCGGTTCCTGGGCGACGCCTGCGGCGGCACGATGGGCTACGGCCCTCCAGCCATGATTGGCGGTGCCCTAGCCGTGGCCGGGACGCCGCGTTTTGCGGTAGGCATTACCGGAGACGGCGACTTCAACTACACGGCTTCCGCCCTTTGGACGGCCGCGCACTACGAGATTCCCTGCCTGATCGTCGTGTTCAATAATCGGTCCTACCAATCGGATGTCGAGTTCCAGGACCACATTGCCCGCGAGCGCAACCGCCCTGTGGAAAACCGCAGTATCGGCCACGCCATGGATTCCCCTCCCGTTGACATCGCGGGACTGGCGCGGAGCTACGGATGCGCCGGAATGGGACCCGTGGAGAGTCCTTCCGATCTGGCTCCGACACTCGAGCGTGCCGTCCGTCAAGTTAAGGAAGGGCGTACAGTGGTCGTCGATGTTCTGGTCCAGCCGCGCTGACCTCATCCGCCTGCTGATGGCCAGTGCAGTCAGATTCACTCAGTCGGAAATCGTGCCCCGATTGGCAGGTCGATCAGCCTTCACGGCGACCACAGGACACCCCGCGCCCAGCAACACGCCCTGCTCATAGCTGCCCAGCAGCATCTTGCCAACGCGACTTCTCCGCCGCAGTCCCATGACAATCAGGTCGACGTCGAACTCCCCGGCAGTTTTCAGTACGACGTGGTCGAGTGATGACGCCCCGGCAGACCACCGTGTCTCACACTGGATTCCATCCGAGACGAGGCGGGTTTCGAGTTCCTCGAGCAAAGTGCGTAGCCGCTCGACCTCACTCCCGGTCTGCTCACTGGCCTCGGCATGGCCCATCAGCAGAATGGTCCCCATGTGGAGGCGCGCCTCGGCGACCGCATATTCGACAGCCGCCTCGCCCTCAGGAGTTGGCAATACGGGTACCAGGATCAACATCATGTCACCTTTCACATCTGATCATGCCTGCCGCTAATGCTATACGGCGGCGGCCTCGTCCAAGTATCCGACTCCTGATCACGAAGTGGCCAGAGCAGCGATGTGCTCCCTGATAGCCGATTCGAACCCGATTGGATCGAAGAAGTGAGGCCCCAGTCCACATCTCCACACGACCCTTCCCGCGTTATCAAGCAGGTATAGCCTGCCCGGCCAGGCCATGTAGGCATCTCCGACGGTGTCCTCCATATCATCAAGCACCATCGGGAAGGAATAGGAGTATCGCAGCCTGCAGGCAGCCGCCACCCCGGCGCGTTCGTCCTCCGTCAGCGGCTGTGCAAACAGCACCCCATCATCGAGATTGGCGGACGCTTGCGCCCCGTCGGTCGGATGGGCCTCTTTGATATAGACGCACAGGAACCGGACGCGGTCGCTGAACTCCTTCGCTATTCCATCGAGGCGCACGGCCTCACTCCGGAAGTGCGGTCAGGTATAGGACCCGAAGATCAGCCCGACCGGTTTGCCTCGCAGGCTGGATAGGCCCATCAAATCACCGGTACGCTTGCCGGTTGCAGTGAGTAATTCGAGTTCGAAATCTGGCGCTTCGTCGCCCAACTGCGGCGATACCAAATCGCGTTCCATGCGGTCCAGGAACCGCCGGCGCATACCTTTCCGGGTCCAGCCCCGGAGTTCAAGTTCCGCTTCGCTGATCGACGCGATCCTGTCCTCAATCACCTGCGGCAGGTCGAGGGACACGTCAGGCCCACTTGAGGCAGGACCCGAGTCGGTCACTCTGTCAGGTTGTGTCAAAGTCACCCACTTTTCGGATGCGATTGCATGCGTCGCTCAATCATCGCCTTGCTGAGAGGGCTAGTGATGCTCCGAATGGCAACGTTGATCAGAGCCGGTTTCCCCGAGTTCCAGGCCCGCTCGAAAGCCCCTCCGAGTTCTTCTGGCTTCTCGACAAACTCTCCATGGCCGCCCAATTCGGTCACCAGCCGATCGTAGCGAACCGGCCGCAGATCGGTGGCTACCGACCGGCCGTAATACGCCAGCTGAAACTGCCTATCGATACCCCACGCCGAGTCGTTGCCCACGATCGCGATGATCGGAAGATTGTGCCGAACGGCGGTGTCGAACTCCATGAAGTAGAACCCGACTCCGCCATCACCGATGAATAGGACCGAGCGGGAACTAGGGTCGGCCACTTGACAACCGAGCGCCAGCGGGAGACCGGCGCCAAGGTGACCTAGGGGACCAAGTCGAAGCCAGCGTCCCGGACGGCGAGCATCCAGGTAGCTACGGCCCCACTGGACGTAGTCCCCCGTGTCGAAGATTAGGAAGTCGGATTCGTCGAGAAACGGTTTCACCGCCTCTACCACGGTCATCGGGTGGAGAGGGAGCTCAGGGTCATTGCCGGCTTCCGCCATTTCCTGTAGTTGATCGGTCCGCACAGAATTGAGGACGTCTACCCAGTCGCCGCACCCTTGCCAAGCGAGTTTCCTCGCAGCGTCCGCGAGTTGGACTACCACGGTTCCAACGTCCGCGCATAGCCCAATCTCAACCTCCCGGTAACGGCCGATTTCGTCCGGATCAGGGTCGACTTGCAGCACTCTCGTGTCTATACCGACCCGGGGAGGGCGGCCATACGCGAGTCGGAAGTCGAACTTCTTGCCAAGCAGAAGGAGGACATCCGCTTCTGCAATATGACGGGCGGCGTGATTCAACGCCGGGTCGGCGTATCCCAGACACAGATCGTGCCGATCGTCGACGAGGCCACGAGCGGTCTCCACCGTGAACAGGGGTATGCCGGTTGTCTCCACCAATCCCTGAAGTGACGATGGGTCAACTCCGAATGCGGCTCCGGCCCCTGCGACAATAACGGGCCGCCGAGCGGATCGGAGGATCTCGATCACACGATTCACTGCGTTCGCGTCCATACCGGACCTCTCGGTGGCAGCCGTGCCCAAAGCCTCCACCTTCGCCGCGTCGCTTTCATCAACGGTCGCCTCCTGCACATCCAGCGGAATCGTGATGTGGGCTGGACCTGGTCGACCGCCCGTTGCGCTCCGGAAGGCGGCGTGAATCGCTTCTGGGACAGCTGCGGCATTGCGAACTATCTCCGCCCGCTTACTCAGGGGTGCCGCAGTTGAGATCTGGTCCAGTTCCTGGAGGGCGTCCATATTCTCATACGCCAGCTCAGAACGACCGCTGATATGGATGACCGGGACTTCCTGACGAGAGGCAACGGCGAGGCCCGCCAGGGAGTTGGCGTGGCCGGGTCCGCCGGTGACCATGCAAACGCCGGGACGACCGGTCGCCCGACTCCAGGCGTCGGCCATATGAACCGCAGCCGACTCGTGCCGGGTGTCTACAAACCGGATCCCGTAGTCGATAGCGTGGTCGCACAAAGGCAGCGTATGATCGCCGACAATGGTGAATATCGTGTCCACGTCGTGTGCCCGTAGCGCCCTAATGGCAAGCTCTGCGCCACTCACTCGGCCCATCTCAGTGGCCCCCCGCATTCAACCTCAAAGAGTCCACGATGACCCACCGTCGAAGTTCACGGCCGTACCGGTGATGTATCCGGCGCGCTCGGACACAAGGAAGGCGATCAGATCAGCCGCCTCGTCAGCGTCACCCAGGCGGCCAAGGGGTATGCCCCGGGCTTCCGCCAGCCGTCCGTACCAATCGTCTGCCGCCACGTCCGGTGCCTCGAGAAGTCGACGGCGCTCCCACTGGGCAGTCTTCACCGCGCCCAAACAGACTGTGTTCACGAGAATGTTGTCGGCCGCGTACTCTCGGGATAGCGCCTTCGTCATGGCCATGGCGGCGGCCCGACTGGCGACCGTCGGAAGGGAGCGCGGCAAGGGAGCTTTCGCCGTCACGTGAGTGATATTGATGATCCGGCCTCCGCCCCGCTCGCGCATCAGCGGGATGGCCAGGCGGGTACAACGGACAGCCGAGAAGAACTTCTGATCGAAATCGTAGGCCCACAAAGCGTCGTCGATCTCGTCAAATGGGTTTGCGGCATGGGTCCCCGCGTTGTTCATAAGGATGTCGAGGCCCCCAAAATGGTCGGCCGTCTGGCGGATGAACTGCTCGGTTTCTTCTGCCGAGGTCATGTCCGCCGGGATTGCGAGCACCTCACCGCCT includes:
- a CDS encoding ABC transporter substrate-binding protein codes for the protein MERLTLTLACGPYDRTEALRTGEVRPSGIDLVYLSVKESRQAFSRMVKNNAFDLAEMSCAYYLGRKVQGGFPFVALPVFPSRRFRHGFVFVNAASGIETPKDLDGKRIGVPEYRVTAAVWVRGILRDEYGVDLRSVRWFEGGLNEPKSTQRIASSSLVFEMADPVDIEPIPAGDSMSDMLARGALDALISPRVPDSLSSSRMVRRLFPDHVEAEREYYGSTGIFPIMHTVVMKESLFERHPWVAESIYDAFVEARNVCWELYHRSGALKTMLPWQHEATAEADDLFGSDFWAYGLEPNRKTLETLMRYLVQQGFLADIQPIDGLFAPVVELNH
- a CDS encoding thiamine pyrophosphate-binding protein, which codes for MTDRNTITGPATERPVNVEQQTGNPEYGSDLIVDLLDAMGIDYVAMNPGSTFRGIHDSIVNYGANRAPKLLLALHEAVAVGIAHGYAKAAGRPMAVALHDVVGLGNAPTAIYEAWTDRVPIVILGGTGPVDASLRRPGNDWIHTALIQGNLIRDFVKWDDQPASIAAVPESLLRAHRVAVSRPAGPVYVCFDALVQEGRIDHPIDFPEVDRFAPARPIWGDPNAVDEAARMLVEAEFPVITSGRVCRDQAGLDGLVELAELLAAPTFPIYRNGLNFPSAHPLNFMGQAESYVPGADVILGAEPLDFTHVTRRFPTRAIGQGAPITRDDARFISVGLDDLALRSWASEFQRLSPVDIPIMADTAVGLHQLAEACRSIIDSTASEKIEARRVRLLSDHKELMERAARRVADTWNDQPISLGRLLTEVRDAVSQEDEFLLLKNRFWIPGIWDIAHVDRFLGDACGGTMGYGPPAMIGGALAVAGTPRFAVGITGDGDFNYTASALWTAAHYEIPCLIVVFNNRSYQSDVEFQDHIARERNRPVENRSIGHAMDSPPVDIAGLARSYGCAGMGPVESPSDLAPTLERAVRQVKEGRTVVVDVLVQPR
- a CDS encoding thiamine pyrophosphate-binding protein — protein: MSGAELAIRALRAHDVDTIFTIVGDHTLPLCDHAIDYGIRFVDTRHESAAVHMADAWSRATGRPGVCMVTGGPGHANSLAGLAVASRQEVPVIHISGRSELAYENMDALQELDQISTAAPLSKRAEIVRNAAAVPEAIHAAFRSATGGRPGPAHITIPLDVQEATVDESDAAKVEALGTAATERSGMDANAVNRVIEILRSARRPVIVAGAGAAFGVDPSSLQGLVETTGIPLFTVETARGLVDDRHDLCLGYADPALNHAARHIAEADVLLLLGKKFDFRLAYGRPPRVGIDTRVLQVDPDPDEIGRYREVEIGLCADVGTVVVQLADAARKLAWQGCGDWVDVLNSVRTDQLQEMAEAGNDPELPLHPMTVVEAVKPFLDESDFLIFDTGDYVQWGRSYLDARRPGRWLRLGPLGHLGAGLPLALGCQVADPSSRSVLFIGDGGVGFYFMEFDTAVRHNLPIIAIVGNDSAWGIDRQFQLAYYGRSVATDLRPVRYDRLVTELGGHGEFVEKPEELGGAFERAWNSGKPALINVAIRSITSPLSKAMIERRMQSHPKSG
- a CDS encoding thiolase family protein encodes the protein MTNVFIVDACRTPTGRLGGALAHVRPDDLAAHAIGRLLARHPGLDPASVEDIVWGAANQAGEDNRNVGRMAALLAGLPVEVPAQTVNRLCGSSLQAVISAVQAMRDGWGDVMIAGGSESMSRAPFVLAKPPAGFTASPPQMANSVLGWRFVNDRMQIAYPPISLGMTAEVVAERYGIGRERQDEFALRSHQRAVGAQKAGRFDREIEPIEAATDPRGKGVTTVDRDEGPRPDTSLEALAALRPVFKEGGSVTAGNSSPMNDGSAALLLATEEGIARHQLNPLARIVGSAAAGVHPDVMGIGPVPATQKALDRAGMSLDDVGMIEMNEAFAAQTLACIDLLGADNEIVNVSGGAIALGHPLGGTGAKILTTLVHGMNRDSIRFGLATMCIGVGQGIALILEGTT
- a CDS encoding universal stress protein, which produces MMLILVPVLPTPEGEAAVEYAVAEARLHMGTILLMGHAEASEQTGSEVERLRTLLEELETRLVSDGIQCETRWSAGASSLDHVVLKTAGEFDVDLIVMGLRRRSRVGKMLLGSYEQGVLLGAGCPVVAVKADRPANRGTISD
- a CDS encoding SRPBCC family protein; this encodes MQIEDSFQVARSIEDTWNLLLDFERIAPCMPGAELQRVDGDDYYGAVNVKVGPMAASYDGKLTVAEVDQDRRRMLLRGKGRETRGMGSAEAEIIVLLHEGKGSDNTEVAIDCDMTITGTVAQFGRGVINDVASKIIAEFASNLERDVLSVAASDGDLAGDTAAPPSRTAPSKPVDLLELARAPIARRLIPVGLALVAVAVVWMAIAWWRR
- a CDS encoding SDR family oxidoreductase; its protein translation is MELGLDGKIAAISGASEGLGRAVARRLSAEGAKVAICARRVDVLERTAQEIRDETGGEVLAIPADMTSAEETEQFIRQTADHFGGLDILMNNAGTHAANPFDEIDDALWAYDFDQKFFSAVRCTRLAIPLMRERGGGRIINITHVTAKAPLPRSLPTVASRAAAMAMTKALSREYAADNILVNTVCLGAVKTAQWERRRLLEAPDVAADDWYGRLAEARGIPLGRLGDADEAADLIAFLVSERAGYITGTAVNFDGGSSWTL